Proteins co-encoded in one Gracilimonas sediminicola genomic window:
- a CDS encoding DUF445 domain-containing protein: protein MNKQDNTDIIKERSKQYGSRLWELIRTQVDKHSTLPEKKGELAIPPKKVTEHRWLMNLLFAVPYLLLAVFITSFFWDFNGISAELFGHTFSFEGLLRIISISGLIGFLTNWLAITMLFRPTHKRPILGQGLIPAQKDRIAYRLARAVSEDLINPEIIKRKIHESQAIAKYREKATIYVRNIIDDPEFRENLKALVVSYVDEMIADPEVRSSIAKKLIQQIDDAIDENSFEKVAIKAYSFLKGREMQDLVESALVKLPTGIENGLNKMDVFLDDLPDKLDEHGSVIEEMVTNLLYKLINQLDVHALVEDNLRQYDEKKLEQLIKNASNDQLQYIQYLGAVLGTFGGFIIWEPVASIMVLTFIIGSTVVADSLILRMKKSS from the coding sequence ATGAATAAACAGGACAATACAGACATTATAAAAGAGCGGAGCAAGCAATACGGTTCCCGGCTTTGGGAGCTCATCCGCACGCAGGTGGATAAACACTCTACCCTGCCCGAGAAAAAGGGCGAACTTGCCATCCCTCCTAAAAAAGTGACCGAACACCGGTGGTTAATGAACCTGCTTTTCGCTGTTCCTTACCTGCTTTTAGCGGTATTTATCACCTCTTTTTTCTGGGATTTCAACGGAATATCGGCAGAACTATTCGGACATACTTTTTCCTTTGAAGGATTGCTGCGAATTATCAGCATTAGCGGGCTCATTGGTTTTTTGACCAACTGGCTGGCTATCACCATGTTATTCAGGCCCACTCACAAGCGACCTATTCTTGGGCAGGGACTTATCCCCGCACAAAAAGACCGCATTGCCTATCGGCTGGCCCGGGCTGTGTCCGAAGATCTGATTAACCCGGAAATCATCAAGCGAAAAATTCACGAGTCTCAGGCTATTGCCAAGTACCGTGAAAAAGCCACCATTTACGTCCGTAATATTATTGACGACCCCGAATTTCGTGAAAACCTGAAGGCACTGGTTGTCAGCTATGTGGATGAAATGATTGCCGACCCCGAAGTGCGATCATCCATCGCTAAAAAACTGATTCAACAAATTGATGATGCCATTGATGAGAATTCCTTCGAGAAAGTAGCCATCAAAGCCTATAGCTTTTTGAAAGGACGGGAAATGCAGGACCTCGTTGAAAGTGCGCTGGTTAAGCTTCCTACCGGTATCGAGAACGGGCTTAATAAAATGGATGTATTCCTGGACGACCTTCCCGATAAGCTGGACGAACACGGTTCGGTGATTGAGGAAATGGTTACCAATCTGTTGTATAAGCTCATTAATCAGCTTGACGTGCATGCCCTGGTTGAAGACAATCTGCGCCAGTATGATGAAAAGAAACTCGAGCAACTGATTAAGAACGCCAGTAACGACCAGCTCCAGTACATTCAGTATCTGGGAGCTGTGTTAGGTACATTCGGTGGTTTCATTATTTGGGAACCTGTTGCGAGTATCATGGTATTGACGTTTATTATCGGGTCAACGGTGGTTGCAGATTCTCTGATCCTGAGAATGAAAAAGTCTTCCTGA
- a CDS encoding GyrI-like domain-containing protein has translation MLEPRIVTISDIKLVGKRIRTSLAKDQTRELWKSFHPHVHQIENATGSGLYSVQVFDDDLSSESFTPDTPFEKWAAVEVNDFGELTNGMENFTLAGGKYAVFIHKGLPSDFPKTSQYIHSEWLPGTFYELDTRPHFEVMKEDYDPTDPEAEEEVWVPIRDSEVGYDL, from the coding sequence ATGCTGGAACCCCGTATTGTCACCATCTCGGATATAAAACTTGTGGGAAAACGCATTCGCACTTCTCTGGCTAAAGATCAGACCCGAGAGTTGTGGAAGTCGTTTCATCCCCATGTACACCAAATCGAAAACGCGACCGGTTCCGGTTTATATTCGGTACAGGTTTTTGATGATGATTTGAGTTCTGAAAGCTTTACTCCGGATACCCCTTTCGAAAAGTGGGCAGCTGTGGAGGTTAATGATTTTGGGGAACTGACAAATGGAATGGAAAATTTTACACTGGCAGGCGGTAAATATGCCGTGTTCATCCATAAAGGACTGCCCTCCGATTTCCCCAAAACCAGCCAATACATTCACAGCGAATGGCTGCCGGGCACCTTCTACGAACTGGATACCCGTCCTCATTTTGAGGTCATGAAAGAAGACTATGATCCCACCGATCCCGAAGCGGAAGAAGAAGTTTGGGTTCCCATCAGGGATTCGGAAGTCGGGTACGACTTATAA
- the ybeY gene encoding rRNA maturation RNase YbeY produces the protein MKTDSSILQLFNESDEKVPLSRSKAESILKIISDKEGVSFSLVELVFVSEQEIVRINKEHLNRYYVTDIISFRYDDEPGSKGNDEIEGTLFCCAPRIIEQSAEFKEPVEREFQRIFIHGLLHLIGYEDSSDKEKEAMTELENKYLALAEANK, from the coding sequence TTGAAAACAGATTCTTCCATCCTTCAACTTTTTAATGAAAGCGATGAGAAGGTTCCGTTAAGCCGCTCGAAAGCGGAATCCATCCTGAAGATAATTTCAGATAAGGAAGGTGTCTCTTTCTCCCTGGTTGAACTTGTTTTTGTGAGTGAGCAGGAAATTGTCCGGATCAACAAAGAGCATCTGAACCGATATTATGTCACCGATATTATTTCTTTTCGGTACGATGATGAACCCGGATCGAAAGGTAATGACGAAATTGAAGGCACCCTTTTCTGTTGTGCTCCGAGAATTATTGAACAATCAGCTGAATTCAAAGAACCGGTGGAAAGAGAATTTCAGCGAATTTTTATTCACGGGCTCCTTCACCTGATTGGATATGAAGATTCCTCAGATAAAGAAAAAGAGGCCATGACCGAGCTTGAGAATAAATATTTAGCCCTTGCCGAAGCCAACAAATAG
- a CDS encoding S8 family serine peptidase produces the protein MNLTSKLFTLLFVTLFTVSCAGTKSTTETTSSSEKETDTEMVSESEAEKITATETWHLTPSDATPYYGTGVERAYADFLAAKSPKQKVIVAIIDSGTDIDHEDLQENVWVNEDEIPGNNADDDGNGYVDDIYGWNFIGGPDSTHVDKDTYEVTRLYAKLSEKYAGMSEDSVAEENQDEFDYYKEIKAAFERRKEQNDRELTQVGQSRQAIMFAKQALGVSNIDSLSAEDLEIKSGDTQQVQQAKQIMNYLKSNGATESDIQDLEDYYEHVQGLANYGLNPDFNPRDIVGDDYDDLSNRFYGNNDVTGPSSEHGTHVAGIVGAIRNNNLGAMGIADIELMILRTVPDGDERDKDVANAIRYAAENGADVINMSFGKGYSPQKFYVDDAMQFADSMGVLMISGSGNGSDNVDSTDSYPTRFYENGGFAKNYLSVGATSWESDSTLVASFSNYGKETVDLFAPGVDVYSTYPDDEYKMESGTSMASPVVAGVAALIMSYYPELTATEVKEIMLKTVTKVDQVVYKPGTDEPIHFSELSATGGIINAYDALKMAEERVNP, from the coding sequence ATGAACCTTACATCCAAGCTCTTCACCCTTCTTTTTGTCACACTCTTTACTGTGAGTTGTGCCGGAACCAAATCAACCACGGAAACTACTTCTTCATCAGAGAAAGAAACCGATACAGAAATGGTTTCTGAATCAGAAGCAGAGAAAATCACCGCCACTGAAACCTGGCATCTCACTCCCTCCGACGCTACTCCTTATTACGGTACCGGAGTGGAACGCGCCTACGCAGATTTTCTGGCCGCGAAATCACCTAAGCAAAAGGTAATCGTTGCCATTATTGATTCGGGCACCGATATCGATCATGAGGATTTGCAGGAAAATGTATGGGTGAATGAGGACGAAATTCCCGGCAATAACGCCGATGATGACGGAAATGGATATGTGGATGATATTTACGGCTGGAATTTCATCGGCGGCCCCGACAGCACCCATGTTGATAAAGATACTTACGAAGTTACCCGGCTTTATGCCAAGCTGAGTGAGAAATATGCCGGTATGAGTGAAGACTCCGTAGCTGAAGAAAATCAGGATGAATTTGACTATTACAAAGAGATTAAAGCCGCCTTTGAGCGTCGTAAAGAACAAAACGATCGTGAACTTACTCAGGTTGGTCAATCCAGACAAGCTATCATGTTTGCCAAGCAGGCGCTTGGGGTGTCCAACATCGATTCGTTAAGCGCGGAAGACCTGGAAATCAAATCAGGCGATACCCAGCAGGTTCAGCAAGCCAAGCAGATTATGAACTACCTGAAAAGCAATGGCGCAACCGAATCTGATATACAAGACCTTGAAGATTATTATGAGCACGTGCAGGGATTAGCAAATTATGGATTGAATCCCGATTTCAACCCCCGGGATATTGTAGGTGATGATTATGATGACCTCAGCAACCGCTTTTATGGCAATAATGACGTTACCGGGCCAAGCAGCGAACACGGCACCCATGTAGCCGGTATCGTAGGCGCCATTCGGAATAACAACCTGGGTGCAATGGGAATTGCGGATATTGAATTAATGATATTGCGAACCGTACCTGATGGAGACGAGCGTGATAAAGATGTTGCCAACGCCATCCGGTATGCAGCAGAGAATGGAGCAGATGTCATTAATATGAGCTTTGGAAAAGGGTATTCCCCTCAAAAGTTTTACGTAGATGATGCCATGCAATTTGCCGACAGCATGGGAGTTTTGATGATTTCAGGCTCCGGTAATGGCAGTGACAATGTGGACAGCACCGACTCCTATCCCACCCGATTTTACGAGAACGGCGGTTTTGCCAAAAACTACCTGAGTGTGGGAGCTACATCCTGGGAATCTGATTCAACGCTGGTCGCCAGCTTCAGCAACTATGGTAAGGAAACCGTTGACCTTTTTGCACCCGGTGTTGATGTATATTCAACCTACCCGGATGATGAATATAAAATGGAAAGCGGAACCAGTATGGCTTCTCCGGTGGTAGCGGGAGTTGCGGCTTTAATCATGTCGTATTATCCGGAATTAACGGCTACTGAGGTTAAAGAGATTATGCTTAAAACCGTCACCAAAGTAGATCAGGTGGTTTACAAGCCCGGAACCGATGAACCCATTCACTTCTCTGAACTTTCAGCAACAGGTGGTATTATCAATGCCTACGATGCTCTTAAAATGGCTGAGGAAAGAGTAAACCCATAA
- a CDS encoding sodium-dependent transporter, whose protein sequence is MSANTKERFSSKLGLILSVLGIAIGTGNIWRFPRIAAQNGGEEGAGAFLFAWICFLILWSIPLIIAEYGMGRNGRKGVVGSFVELIGEKKGWLGGFVGFVATAIMFYYSVVAGWCLYYLITSITEALPANLQQANAIWDGFQGSSWPLIAHAFVMCVGGFIVIKGISSIEKVNKVLIPSLLLVLIVSLFKALSLEGSGLGIEYLFTPDWSTLKKPEIWLEALTQNAWDTGAAWGLIMTYAAYMRKTDDVTITAFQTGIGNNMVSLLAAIIIFSTVFGTLSPQMGSGEILDVMKTSGPASTGLTFIWMPQLFATMGGGGIFAILFFLGLTFAAFSSLISMIELAVKVFVDMGAERKRATLVICAAGFGFGIPSALNLTFFANQDFVWGVGLMVSGALISYAVIKHGTQKFREELINTEDRSTTLGSWWEIIIKYVVPIEVVTLLGWWMYLSATTYAPDTWYNPLSPFSVMTVVLQWGLALLLVWFFRKRLMRSGKEAEG, encoded by the coding sequence ATGTCAGCGAATACAAAAGAACGTTTTTCTTCAAAACTGGGGTTGATTTTAAGTGTGCTCGGGATCGCCATTGGAACCGGAAATATCTGGCGATTTCCCCGAATAGCAGCCCAGAACGGAGGAGAAGAAGGAGCGGGTGCTTTTCTGTTTGCATGGATTTGCTTTCTGATTCTGTGGTCAATCCCTCTCATTATTGCTGAATATGGAATGGGGCGAAATGGCCGAAAAGGTGTGGTAGGTTCTTTTGTTGAATTGATTGGAGAGAAAAAAGGCTGGCTGGGTGGATTTGTAGGCTTTGTAGCCACGGCCATCATGTTTTACTACAGTGTGGTAGCGGGCTGGTGTCTTTACTATCTTATTACCAGCATCACCGAAGCTTTACCTGCAAACCTGCAGCAAGCCAACGCCATTTGGGATGGATTTCAGGGTTCCAGCTGGCCGCTAATAGCTCATGCCTTTGTGATGTGTGTGGGGGGCTTTATCGTTATTAAGGGGATTTCCTCTATCGAGAAAGTAAATAAGGTGTTGATTCCTTCCCTGTTGCTGGTACTCATTGTTTCCCTGTTTAAAGCCCTTTCGCTTGAAGGCAGCGGACTTGGAATTGAATACCTGTTTACCCCGGATTGGTCAACATTGAAGAAACCGGAGATCTGGCTGGAGGCGCTTACGCAAAATGCCTGGGATACCGGTGCTGCCTGGGGATTGATAATGACCTACGCAGCCTATATGCGCAAAACGGATGATGTTACCATCACGGCATTCCAGACCGGAATTGGGAATAATATGGTTTCGTTGCTGGCTGCCATTATCATTTTCTCAACCGTGTTTGGTACTTTGAGTCCACAGATGGGAAGTGGTGAGATTCTGGATGTAATGAAAACCTCCGGTCCGGCTTCAACGGGACTTACTTTTATCTGGATGCCTCAGCTATTTGCAACCATGGGAGGCGGCGGTATTTTTGCCATCCTGTTCTTCCTGGGCTTGACGTTTGCCGCTTTCAGTTCGCTTATTTCCATGATTGAACTGGCCGTGAAAGTATTTGTGGATATGGGAGCTGAGCGAAAACGAGCTACCTTAGTTATATGCGCAGCTGGTTTTGGATTCGGAATTCCTTCTGCGCTGAACCTGACGTTCTTCGCCAATCAGGATTTTGTGTGGGGAGTGGGACTGATGGTTTCAGGTGCTCTTATTTCCTATGCAGTCATTAAACACGGAACTCAAAAATTCCGCGAAGAGCTTATCAACACGGAAGACCGCTCGACAACCTTAGGTTCCTGGTGGGAAATCATCATCAAATATGTGGTACCGATTGAAGTGGTTACACTGCTGGGGTGGTGGATGTATCTCTCTGCTACTACCTATGCACCGGACACCTGGTACAATCCGCTGAGTCCTTTTTCGGTGATGACGGTTGTGCTTCAATGGGGGCTTGCGCTACTTCTTGTATGGTTTTTCCGCAAGCGATTGATGAGGAGCGGAAAAGAGGCAGAAGGGTAA
- a CDS encoding protein O-mannosyl-transferase family, with product MLSDHKTTNRYLALFTFFVSLIIYTLTLAPTASFWDAGEFIAVAHGLQVNHPPGAPFYSIVGRLFSMFMPAEYIAVSINFISALTSAFTVMFLYLIVVRLVREWKGNPDSMDMMDKIGMYGGALVGALTFAVTDTFWFSAVEAEVYAMSMFFTSIVVWMALKWAENFDKPYNERWLVLIAYMFGIAIGVHLLNLLALFFVALIVYFKLKEFEWKSFLLMGVGAVIAFFSVYPFTIQMIPTMANSVDEATYGLIGPMLFIFLFMAAVAYAIYYTHKHKMRIANIIAISYAMILIGFSSYSVIMIRSIADPPIDENDPETVEAFISYLKREQYGATPILKGNNYNDQTGQIDRSEEEFFPRRYSPAPNHLDYYGRYNSDWAFFWDYQVNHMYIRYFNWNFIGREADIQDTGWRSGFEEPAYPDNPASNAYFFIPFLLGLFGMIFHFSSDWKRALAILALFIVTGLAIIVFLNQPPYQPRERDYAYVGSFFAFSIWLGLGVTGIIELIKQYANNRILGYAAVVLCLLASPVWMGYQNWDDHDRSDRYVAPDYARNLLESVAPNAILFTNGDNDTFPLWYAQEVEGVRTDVRIVCLSLLNTDWYIKQLRDQWSHESAPLPISLSDEEVERVTAGISQWQPQDITIPVDKEMLQNAFSEDMNYKEAIGVKPDTSLPLLQKGVDFEMPVDSLDDEVTWTLYGRFYGQNQQGDRIYYLQVQDRLILDILQNNNWLRPVYFANTVSGESQLNLQDYFRTEGKAYRVVPKDFGAGREGHINPKTFTDRVENFKFREWNNPDVYFDENIRRMLSNYRFNFMSLAMTYREEGKIDSAQYWLKWGEEKIPFRPSETNESLKLLYAVRYAQVDLHDDAMRLAGTAVEDIKEKLEKNLNRFSDIEAEFNELNQQLQSAQSRGDIRTQREIRPQLEQLNSDAQQYLTAVRTARQSLVLIQYTYYQGDNTEEAKALSEEVNMLMGSSFPPMPATKEASEQEIQRYGID from the coding sequence ATGCTTTCAGATCATAAAACGACCAACAGATATCTCGCTCTTTTTACCTTTTTTGTTTCACTTATTATATACACGCTAACCCTCGCGCCCACTGCCAGTTTTTGGGATGCGGGTGAGTTCATTGCCGTTGCGCACGGCTTGCAGGTAAATCACCCTCCGGGCGCTCCCTTTTATTCCATCGTGGGGCGACTTTTCTCCATGTTTATGCCGGCTGAATACATTGCCGTTAGCATCAACTTTATAAGTGCGCTAACATCTGCCTTTACGGTAATGTTCTTATACCTGATTGTGGTCCGTCTGGTTCGCGAGTGGAAAGGCAATCCTGATTCTATGGATATGATGGATAAAATCGGGATGTACGGAGGTGCTTTAGTCGGAGCCCTCACCTTTGCCGTAACCGATACCTTCTGGTTTAGCGCTGTGGAAGCCGAAGTGTATGCCATGTCCATGTTTTTTACCTCTATTGTAGTTTGGATGGCGTTGAAGTGGGCTGAAAATTTCGACAAACCTTATAATGAACGCTGGCTGGTACTTATCGCCTATATGTTTGGTATAGCGATCGGTGTTCACCTCTTGAACTTGCTTGCCCTGTTCTTTGTAGCCCTGATTGTGTACTTCAAGCTTAAGGAATTTGAGTGGAAGTCGTTTTTATTGATGGGTGTCGGAGCCGTCATTGCCTTCTTTTCGGTGTATCCGTTTACCATTCAGATGATCCCGACAATGGCCAACAGTGTGGATGAAGCCACCTATGGACTTATCGGTCCCATGCTGTTCATCTTCCTGTTTATGGCCGCTGTAGCTTATGCCATTTACTACACGCATAAACACAAAATGCGCATAGCCAATATCATTGCTATCAGTTACGCGATGATTTTGATCGGGTTCTCCTCCTATTCCGTGATTATGATCCGCTCCATCGCCGATCCCCCCATCGACGAAAATGATCCTGAAACCGTGGAAGCTTTTATCAGTTACCTGAAGCGGGAACAGTACGGAGCCACTCCTATTTTAAAGGGCAACAATTATAATGACCAAACCGGGCAAATCGACCGCTCTGAAGAAGAGTTTTTCCCTCGCCGTTATTCTCCGGCCCCCAATCACCTTGATTACTACGGGCGGTATAATTCAGACTGGGCTTTCTTCTGGGATTACCAGGTTAACCACATGTACATCCGTTACTTCAACTGGAACTTCATAGGTCGTGAGGCTGATATTCAGGATACGGGTTGGCGGTCCGGATTTGAGGAGCCGGCCTATCCCGATAACCCCGCCAGTAATGCCTATTTCTTTATCCCGTTTTTACTGGGTTTATTTGGGATGATTTTCCACTTCAGCTCCGACTGGAAACGGGCACTCGCTATACTCGCACTCTTTATCGTCACGGGGTTGGCGATTATTGTGTTCCTGAATCAACCCCCATATCAGCCGCGTGAGCGGGATTATGCCTACGTGGGCTCCTTCTTTGCCTTTTCGATATGGCTCGGGCTTGGAGTCACAGGGATTATTGAACTCATCAAACAATACGCCAACAACAGAATATTGGGATATGCAGCCGTTGTTTTATGCCTGCTTGCCTCCCCTGTGTGGATGGGCTACCAAAACTGGGATGACCATGACCGTAGCGACCGGTACGTAGCTCCTGACTATGCCCGAAACCTGCTGGAGTCCGTAGCTCCAAATGCTATTTTATTTACCAATGGTGATAATGACACCTTCCCGCTTTGGTATGCACAGGAAGTGGAAGGCGTTCGTACCGATGTGCGCATCGTTTGCCTGAGCCTGTTGAATACCGACTGGTATATTAAGCAGCTCAGAGACCAGTGGTCGCACGAATCAGCTCCGCTGCCTATCTCTCTTTCTGATGAGGAAGTGGAACGGGTTACCGCTGGTATCAGCCAGTGGCAGCCACAGGATATTACCATCCCGGTGGATAAGGAAATGCTGCAGAATGCATTTTCAGAAGACATGAATTACAAAGAAGCCATCGGCGTTAAACCGGATACTTCTCTGCCCCTTTTACAGAAAGGCGTTGACTTCGAAATGCCGGTTGACTCCCTCGATGATGAAGTAACATGGACATTATACGGACGCTTTTACGGGCAAAACCAACAAGGTGACCGTATTTATTACCTCCAGGTTCAGGATCGGTTGATTTTGGATATCCTGCAAAACAACAACTGGTTGCGTCCTGTTTACTTTGCGAACACAGTTTCCGGTGAAAGCCAGCTTAACCTGCAGGATTACTTCCGAACGGAAGGAAAAGCCTATCGCGTAGTTCCTAAAGATTTCGGAGCCGGACGCGAAGGACACATCAATCCAAAAACCTTCACCGATCGTGTTGAGAATTTCAAATTCCGAGAATGGAATAACCCGGATGTCTATTTCGACGAGAACATCCGCCGTATGCTCAGCAACTACCGCTTTAACTTTATGTCGCTGGCCATGACCTACCGTGAGGAAGGTAAGATTGACAGTGCTCAATACTGGCTGAAGTGGGGAGAAGAAAAAATTCCTTTCCGTCCTTCAGAAACCAACGAGTCGCTTAAGTTGCTCTATGCCGTACGGTACGCTCAGGTTGATCTTCATGATGATGCCATGCGTCTTGCCGGTACAGCTGTAGAAGACATCAAGGAAAAGCTTGAGAAGAACCTGAATCGTTTTTCTGATATAGAGGCTGAATTCAACGAGCTGAATCAGCAACTTCAAAGCGCACAATCACGTGGCGACATTCGCACACAGCGTGAAATTCGCCCGCAATTGGAGCAGCTGAATAGTGATGCTCAGCAATACCTGACTGCGGTTCGAACGGCACGTCAATCACTGGTATTAATTCAGTACACTTATTATCAGGGTGATAACACCGAAGAAGCCAAAGCGCTTTCTGAAGAAGTAAATATGTTGATGGGCAGCAGTTTCCCTCCTATGCCGGCTACGAAAGAAGCCAGTGAGCAGGAAATTCAACGCTACGGAATCGATTAA
- a CDS encoding TfoX/Sxy family protein, producing the protein MAFDEGLAERIRNLLRDQNNVVEKKMFGGLCFMVSGHMAVGIVNDKLMARVGPDRYEESLSKPHAHKMDFTGRPMKGMIYVSPEGVQKDQDLKLWLDTCLSFTSSLTPK; encoded by the coding sequence ATGGCTTTTGACGAGGGTTTAGCAGAGCGGATTCGAAACCTGCTGCGCGATCAGAATAATGTGGTAGAAAAGAAAATGTTTGGCGGACTCTGTTTCATGGTTTCCGGCCATATGGCGGTTGGCATTGTTAACGATAAACTTATGGCCAGAGTGGGTCCCGACCGTTATGAAGAAAGTCTTTCCAAGCCTCATGCCCATAAAATGGATTTTACCGGCCGACCCATGAAAGGAATGATCTATGTATCACCGGAAGGAGTACAAAAAGATCAGGATTTAAAACTGTGGTTGGATACCTGTTTGTCATTCACCTCCTCTCTCACCCCTAAATAA